From the Daphnia magna isolate NIES linkage group LG3, ASM2063170v1.1, whole genome shotgun sequence genome, one window contains:
- the LOC116919140 gene encoding alpha,alpha-trehalose-phosphate synthase [UDP-forming]: MSSQQKVIPPNGSIGLEGEPGEPLSAPLIVVSNRLPFVLTRNANGKLQRSHSAGGLVTALGPVVIDCGGLWIGWPGSHDVRPFDEIPEPDIPNSGLKSQQVKPVLVRQELFDSFYNGCCNGTFWPLFHSMPDRAVFSSETWKAYQEVNEEFALKTIDALRQVRARLLKEYNNPSDDSMPVPVVWIHDYQLMLAAAMIRQVAIEENLACKLGFFLHIPFPSWDIMRLFPWDDQILEGILACDLVGFHIEDYCTNFIECCQRRMGCRVDHANGNIEYDNRTVHVRALPIGIPFNQFQLLAIKAPRVMKDERVVLGVDRLDYTKGLVQRIKAFERLLECHPEHLGRVVLMQIAVPSRTDVKEYKALKEEIDQLVGRINGRFSTADWSPIRYIYGCISQDKLAAFYRDSAVALVTPLRDGMNLVAKEFVACQINENGVLILSPFAGAGGTMREALLVNPYEIDMVAETIHKALVMDIDERRHRMQLLRKRESSMDVDYWMDSFLREMDQVECAITGPPSLIPVDHGYQSYLTEYIEDSTKLNLLLDYDGTLAPIVSHPDLAMMSAETRRVLTHLSQMPCVSVCVMSGRSLDNLRQMVGIEGITYAASQGLEILHPDGSRFIHPVPTDHQIRLQNLLPALEGEVCTNGAWVENKGALLTYHYRALSSTTSPERRDSLVQRAAELFREHGFYPHHTQMAIEARPPVPWDKGRASLYIMRTTYGVDWPQRVGGPERVRILYAGDDDTDEEVMQALNGLACTFRVSRVPVYKSSANYRLTDPDAVQSLLRLIEDKLDQRAVIPSSPTSSFTANFFITCIHESETVTSDEEQTDLSASDAQLKSKRRRRNSRNSTMVLSKVAAAGLLRSNSFKAALCHHSQDPITVIGH; this comes from the exons ATGTCATCCCAGCAAAAGGTTATACCCCCCAATGGCTCGATTGGACTCGAAGGTGAACCGGGAGAACCTCTGTCCGCCCCGTTGATCGTCGTTTCCAATCGGCTACCGTTTGTTCTTACGCGCAACGCAAATGGAAAACTACAGCGATCACACAG TGCTGGTGGGCTAGTGACGGCATTAGGGCCAGTGGTGATCGACTGCGGAGGACTGTGGATCGGCTGGCCGGGATCGCACGACGTGCGACCATTTGATGAGATTCCGGAGCCGGACATTCCAAACAGTGGGCTAAAGTCGCAGCAGGTGAAGCCGGTATTGGTCCGTCAAGAATTATTTGACTCATTCTATAACGGCTGCTGCAACGGCACTTTCTGGCCATTATTCCACTCCATGCCTGATCGGGCCGTCTTCAGTTCCGAGACTTGGAAA GCGTACCAAGAAGTAAATGAAGAATTTGCACTCAAGACAATAGATGCCCTGCGACAAGTTCGTGCCCGTTTGCTGAAAGAATACAACAACCCAAGTGATGATTCCATGCCTGTACCAGTTGTATGGATTCACGATTATCAACTTATGCTGGCCGCGGCTATGATTCGCCAA GTGGCTATCGAAGAGAACTTGGCTTGCAAACTTGGTTTCTTTCTCCATAttccatttccatcatgggaCATCATGCGACTCTTCCCTTGGGACGATCAGATTCTAGAAGGCATTCTAG CCTGTGACTTGGTGGGTTTCCACATCGAAGACTACTGCACAAATTTTATCGAATGCTGTCAACGCCGCATGGGATGTCGAGTCGATCACGCCAACGGCAACATCGAATACGACAATCGCACCGTACACGTTCGGGCCCTACCGATTGGAATTCCTTTCAACCAGTTCCAACTGCTGGCCATCAAAGCGCCACGA GTTATGAAAGACGAACGAGTCGTGTTGGGAGTGGATCGGCTCGACTATACGAAAGGCTTGGTGCAACGCATCAAAGCGTTCGAGAGGCTGTTGGAATGTCATCCTGAACATTTGGGGCGTGTTGTCCTTATGCAAATAGCTGTCCCGTCTCGCACGGACGTCAAAGAATACAAAGCATTGAAAGAGGAAATAGATCAACTGGTCGGTCGCATTAACGGACGTTTCTCCACTGCTGACTGGTCACCTATTCGATACATTTATGGATGCATTTCACAG GATAAATTGGCCGCCTTTTATCGCGATTCGGCTGTTGCGTTAGTCACTCCGTTACGTGATGGCATGAATTTGGTAGCCAAAGAATTCGTCGCCTGCCAAATCAATGAAAATGGCGTGCTGATCCTTTCGCCGTTTGCTGGAGCTGGTGGAACCATGCGTGAAGCCTTGCTCGTCAATCCCTACGAGATAGACATGGTGGCCGAAACGATTCACAAGGCGTTGGTTATGGACATCGACGAACGCCGTCACCGGATGCAACTCTTGCGTAAGCGTGAATCGTCCATGGATGTTGACTACTGGATGGACAGCTTTTTGCGAGAAATGGATCAAGTGGAATGCGCAATCACGGGACCTCCTTCATTAATTCCTGTCGACCATGGCTACCAGTCGTACCTGACTGAGTACATCGAGGATTCCACGAAACTCAATCTGCTGCTGGATTATGACGGAACACTGGCTCCCATTGTCAGTCATCCTGATCTAGCAATGATGTCGGCCGAAACCCGGCGTGTCTTGACTCACCTTTCGCAGATGCCTTGCGTTTCAGTTTGCGTTATGTCAGGTCGATCGCTCGATAACCTTCGCCAGATGGTAGGCATTGAAGGCATCACCTATGCAGCCTCCCAAGGATTGGAAATCCTTCATCCGGATG GATCACGTTTTATTCACCCTGTTCCAACCGACCATCAAATTCGATTGCAAAACCTCCTGCCGGCCCTTGAG GGCGAGGTATGCACTAATGGTGCCTGGGTGGAGAACAAGGGAGCCTTGTTAACATACCATTATCGAGCGCTTTCTTCAACGACCTCTCCCGAACGCCGTGACTCTTTGGTTCAACGAGCCGCAGAGCTGTTCCGGGAGCACGGATTCTATCCGCATCACACACAAATGGCAATCGAAGCTCGACCTCCCGTACCATGGGACAAAGGCCGCGCTTCTCTTTACATTATGCGGACCACATATGGGGTCGACTGGCCACAACGTGTTGGCGGACCTGAGCGTGTCAGAATTCTCTATGCCGGCGACGATGACACAGATGAGGAAGTCATGCAAGCACTGAACGGACTAGCTTGTACGTTCCGCGTGTCCAGGGTACCTGTTTACAAATCGTCAGCCAATTATCGATTGACTGATCCTGACGCAGTTCAATCGCTGCTACGTTTGATAGAAGACAAACTTGACCAACGTGCAGTCATTCCTTCGTCACCTACGTCGAGTTTCACAGCCAACTTTTTCATCACCTGCATTCATGAATCGGAAACTGTTACCTCTGACGAGGAGCAGACAGATTTGAGCGCCAGCGATGCACAGCTCAAGAGCAAGAGGCGGCGGCGTAACTCGAGGAACTCGACGATGGTCTTGAGTAAGGTGGCCGCTGCTGGACTACTTCGCAGCAACAGTTTCAAGGCAGCCTTGTGTCACCATTCTCAGGATCCAATCACTGTGATCGGCCATTAG